A window of Exiguobacterium sp. FSL W8-0210 genomic DNA:
TTCCATCAATGGTCACTCCTTTCATGAAATGTAGAGGATGGGTCATGCCTTCAGTAGAGCGTAGTCACGGCTGATTTCCGTCAGCGCGTAGCGTCCGTCGAGTAAGCTGCCGATCGATTGCCCGATCGAAGCGACGACGTCTGCTGGAAGATTCGAACGTAAGCCGTTGTAGCGGCGGCGAGCGACGACGGCATCACCGTTTGCTGTCACCTTGTCCTTCCGCTCGAAGACAATGACGAGACTCGTCTTGATTTCTTCTGCTTGTGTCATGTGTATCACCTCCTTCGCCCTTATTGACAGGGGAAGAGACCGGATTGTTCGAAAGGAATGAAAAAAAGATGGTCTGGTTACGTTTTTTACGAAAAGTATCGTTTTTACGCATGCGGACGCTCGGATATGCGTCTTTGATCTTTGTCTTTGGTGTCGCGGGCATCATGTATGCTCTTGAGCCAGAGACGTTCGGATCCTACTTCCGGGCCGTCTACTGGACGATGACGACCGTCGTCACGGTCGGGTACGGCGACTTCTTCCCGAATTCTGATACCGGTCGGATTCTGACGATTTTCGTCTTCATCTTTGGAATCGGGATCGTCGGGGGACTAATCTCAAAACTGGTCGACGGTGTCCAGTTGATTCGCAATCAAAAGGAAAGAGGGTTATTACAAGTGAAAGAAACAGGGCATACCGTCGTTTTCGGTTACAGTCGGCGTTCGAAGCACGTCATCGATTCATTACTCGAACATACGGACGTCGTCCTCGTCGATGATTTAGAGCGCGAGCCATTCAGTCATCCACGATTTCATTACGTCTGTGGTGATCCGGCACTGACCTCGACGCTCGAACGGGCACACATCGAAAAGGCAGTTCGTGCGATCGTCCTCGCCGATCATTCGATTCCACCGGTCCATGCTGACGGACGGACATTGTTGATTGCTTCAAGCATCGAACGGGCGAACCCGAACATCTACACGATCGTCGAGATGATGCTTGAAGAACACCTCGACAGCTTCGAACAGGTTAAGGTTGATGAGGTGTTACTTGGTGATGAGACGATTGCCCGGATGGCGATCCTCGCGTCCCATCATCCTGGCGTGACGAAGGTCGTGACGAATTTGTTGACGAAGGATGGGGGAGGGATGTTCTCAATTCCGACGCGACCGGAATGGGCGACATATCGTGATGCGTTTCATGCCTTGCTAGAAGAAGGGGTGACGATTCTATCCGACGGGAAGCGGCTCGATTTGAACCAACGTCTCGACGAAACGATTCCGAAAAACGGAACGCTGATCGTCTTATGTTCGGAGGAAACCGCCCAACGAATCGGAGCAATTTAAGGTGGGCATGATTCAACTAATCTTTTTTCGGGTATAGTAAACAAATTTACTAAACGGAGGAAAAGGATTATGACACAACCACAACCAGAATGGATCCAAGAATTATTCGAGACGGTCGATCAAGGTGAAATTAAAAATGCACCGAAATTACTCTATATGGCATTGACGCTTGAACCAAGTTATTTTACAAAAGCAGTTAGTCGTTTTAATCAACGATTGGAAGTCGAACCATTAACGGACGTTTCGGAACTACTGACGGTCTATCGTCAATTCTTCCTTTCAGCGAATCCGTCAGAGGAATACTGGTCACTTGCTTGGAACGAACTCATCCAGACCCTACAACATATGATTGATCGACCAGAAGCGCAGCAATTACTTAAGGAACATGTCGATTTACTTGACTGGTGGTCAAGCGAATCGTTGCTGTCACTCCCGAGTTGGTTAACGATTCTCGACGTTGCAGAACGCATCGACGCGCTCGATCAATTTAGCAGTTATCTTCCAGATATCTTTGAGAGCTACGCACTTGAGACAGCAAAGGATGAACCGTTCGCCCGTCTTGCCTGGTACGCACTCGCAAGCAATCAACAAGAGTTGCTTGCCCCGTACAGAGACCGGATTGAAGCCGGTTCGTCGAAGGAAATCCAGTCTCTTCGTCAAGCGGATCTCGTCGATCAAATTGAAACGACACGGGTCGTTATGTTAAAGTCGAAAGATAACGAGCCGATTGAATTAACATTTGATCGAAAATGGACATTATAAATTATCGAAGAAAAAATGACACCTAGAAGCCGCACGAATCCAATCCAAGGGGTGTAGGGATGATTCACGTCAATTTACCGAGTGGTGACTATGTCGTGTTAGTAGAAATAAATCGTGAAGTGCTGCTGTGTCATTCGATTGAAGAAGCGGAACAAGCACAACGTGACCGGTATGAACTGGTCGGACGGATGAGCGAACGCTTGCCGGCAGAAGTGATCGGACCCTCGATTGCGGACTTCGTCCGCTTTTCGACCGGGTTCATCGGCGAAGAAGTAACGTGGCATGAAGAAGAGGAAGCGTTCTTTTGCCAACAGTTCGAGACGTTCGACGGTTCCCCGTTAGGTGAAGACCTGACGGGTATCGATGCAACGCGTTGGCGTGCGGTCCTTGCACGCTATTATGCTTACGTGACGATCGGAAAGATCATTCCTTTTGAAGTCAGCGAAGAACCGGACGGTACGGTTCCGCTTTAGTCCAGACGATTCTTCGGTCGGCGTGTAAACAGAGAAGGGCAGGGTTCCCATGAAAAAGCAACTTGCACTACTCACGCTAGCGACAATCGTCGCCATGCCAACGTCTGCTTTCGCGCAGTCTCAATATGTACAATACGACCCAACCTTTACAGAACAACAAAAACAAGAATGGTTGGCAAATCAGGGGCTGACCGAGATTCGTGCCTTGAAACAAAAAGGATTTTCTCTCGTCGAGCCACTTGCACATCTCGAGGAAGAGGATATCGACGCCGATTTGATTCCGATCACGGATGTCAAAAAAGCGACGGATTCTGCCCAGTTCCAGCAAACGTACCTCGATCAGTCACGGATTCCGGCTTACTGGAAGTACAGCCGCGGGAAATCGGATGTTCGTGTTGCAATCATCGATGACGCGATCGATACGAAACATCGTGAGTTCAAGGATGTCATCTATAAAACGACGACGATTTCCGGGATTCGAAAACCAGATGATCACGGGACACATGTCGCGGGGATTGTCGGGGCGCGTGAAGACGGTCAAGGGATTGTCGGTGTCGCTTCTGGTGTCAAACTGATCGGGGCGGACGTCTTTGACGGAGAATATGCCGGGTCGATCGATATCGGCGACGGTATTTTGTATGCCATCGAGCAGGGGGCAGATGTCATCAATCTGTCGCTCGGACAATATGAATACGATCCGTATATGGAGTCCGCGATCAAAAAAGCAGAAGCGAAAAACATCCTCGTCGTCGGCGCAGCCGGGAACGACGGGAAGGGGAAAGTTCTTTTCCCAGGCTCGATGAGTCAAGTCGTTGCCGTCGGATCAGTCGGGACGCTCGGTCGTGCCTCGACGTTCTCGAACTACGGCAAAGGACTCAACATCATGGCGCCGGGTGAAGGGATTTACTCGACGATCGTCGGGAATAAATACGGCTACTTGGACGGAACGTCGATGGCGACACCAGTCGTCAGCGGTGTACTGGCACTCGCAAAATCGAAGAATCCGTTCGTCTCGAACACGACGATGCGCAGTAAGTTATATGCCGCAGCGACGAAAAAATCAGGCGATACGAAGTTGCATTACGGGACGGGTCGCTTGAACGCCGGAATCTTGGCGACGTTACCGGCACCGATCTCGAAGATCTCGTTGCCGTCAACGGTCAAGCCAAATCAACTGTTTTCATTCTATTTCGATGAGTACGCGAGTGCGAAGACGACGACACGTCTCTATAAGGACGGAAAGGTCGTCAAGACGTTCACGCAATCGAATTTAACGAACGGGACGCATAAGTTTACGTATAAGTTAAAAGACAAGGGATCCTATAAGCTCGTCTTTACGACGACCGGCGGACGCCATACGCGGACCGTTGAACGACTCCTGACAGTGAAATAAAAAAGCGCCTCCCACTGAGTGAGAAGCGCCGTACGAGACCTGAAGGTTACTTCGGGTCTTTTCCTTTTTTATAGACGGGCGTCGGAGGCGTTAATGCCTCTCCAGTCCACGTGATCATCGCTTCCATCTTGTATCCTGTGTCATCCTCATGGACGAACGACAAGCGACTGGAATCGATCAATTGGTATAAACCATAAGCGACCTGGTCGGCCCAAGAGCGTAACGTCATTGCTTCATCATACAACGGGATTTGCTCAGGGAAACGTTCATTCATAAGCAAGATATCGTGTTGATCGAAATGATAGCTACGTTTTGAGAGTGCATCGGGCGCCTTGACGTTGAACGGCTCGAACGCGTGGATGAGCTCTCCTTGACGATAGAAGGCGAAGATGCCGTTTCGCAGATGAAGTGCCTTGATCTCATCGATCTCGATCAAGAATGTCAACTTGCGAACCGTTCGCCGGTTCGTACCAGAGCGTCGTTTTTTCATGCTACATGCCCCCTTCTGAACTCTTGTACTATACCGTGAAATGAGGCAGGGACGCAACTTTTTCGTTTATAAAACGAGAATTGCCTCTTGCAGGAAAGCGGCATCTACGCTACACTCATAAGCAGTGACTATGTTGGTTCGGACAATCGCGGGGCATTTCGGTGCTTTGAGGAAAGTCCATGCTCGCACAGCCTGCGATGGCTGTAGTGATCGTGCTACACAAAAAGATAAGTGTAGGCAGCGTCAAGCTGACGGCAGAAGGAACGCCTAAGTCTTCGGATAGGGCCGAAACTTCTTGAAGGTGCCACAGTGACGGAGCTTCATGGGAAACCATGAAGGTGGAACGAGGTAAACCCCACGAGCGAGAAACCCAAATTTGGTAGGGGAATTTCCGGAGCGGAACTGAACGCGAAGGAGAGCGTATGCAAATACGGAGATAGATGATTGTCGCCTGCGTGTGAGGGTCAAACCGTTTGGAACACTAAGGAACAGAACATGGCTTACAGGACCACATAGGCTGTTATTTTTAAGTTGAACGA
This region includes:
- a CDS encoding potassium channel family protein — encoded protein: MVWLRFLRKVSFLRMRTLGYASLIFVFGVAGIMYALEPETFGSYFRAVYWTMTTVVTVGYGDFFPNSDTGRILTIFVFIFGIGIVGGLISKLVDGVQLIRNQKERGLLQVKETGHTVVFGYSRRSKHVIDSLLEHTDVVLVDDLEREPFSHPRFHYVCGDPALTSTLERAHIEKAVRAIVLADHSIPPVHADGRTLLIASSIERANPNIYTIVEMMLEEHLDSFEQVKVDEVLLGDETIARMAILASHHPGVTKVVTNLLTKDGGGMFSIPTRPEWATYRDAFHALLEEGVTILSDGKRLDLNQRLDETIPKNGTLIVLCSEETAQRIGAI
- a CDS encoding S8 family peptidase → MKKQLALLTLATIVAMPTSAFAQSQYVQYDPTFTEQQKQEWLANQGLTEIRALKQKGFSLVEPLAHLEEEDIDADLIPITDVKKATDSAQFQQTYLDQSRIPAYWKYSRGKSDVRVAIIDDAIDTKHREFKDVIYKTTTISGIRKPDDHGTHVAGIVGAREDGQGIVGVASGVKLIGADVFDGEYAGSIDIGDGILYAIEQGADVINLSLGQYEYDPYMESAIKKAEAKNILVVGAAGNDGKGKVLFPGSMSQVVAVGSVGTLGRASTFSNYGKGLNIMAPGEGIYSTIVGNKYGYLDGTSMATPVVSGVLALAKSKNPFVSNTTMRSKLYAAATKKSGDTKLHYGTGRLNAGILATLPAPISKISLPSTVKPNQLFSFYFDEYASAKTTTRLYKDGKVVKTFTQSNLTNGTHKFTYKLKDKGSYKLVFTTTGGRHTRTVERLLTVK
- a CDS encoding DUF1659 domain-containing protein → MTQAEEIKTSLVIVFERKDKVTANGDAVVARRRYNGLRSNLPADVVASIGQSIGSLLDGRYALTEISRDYALLKA